The segment GACATCAGCCGTCTGGAAAAAGAGATGGAGACCTGGGCGGCCCGCTATGGAGAACAGGAATCCCGGCTGGTTGATCTGCGCCGGCGTTTCCGACACCACCTCGTCGTCTCCGTCGCCGGCGGCGCAGAGAAGGAGTTGCCGCTCCACCAGATCGTCCAAGCCTACCGACCCAACGCGATGAGCCTCTGGGCCAAGAGCCAATTCTATTTATCCGGGATCTGGGGGTTCGTGTCGGGAGAACCCCGCGAGTCGAATACCGAGGGTGGGGTCTTCCCCGCCATCTTCGGCACGGTCTTGATGGTCATCATGATGAGCCTCTTTGTTACGCCGTTAGGCGTCCTGGCTGCCTTTTACCTGCGGGAGTACGCGAAACAGGGACCGTTCGTCAGCACCGTCAGGATCGCCGTGAATAACCTGGCCGGCGTCCCCTCTATTGTCTTCGGCGTGTTCGGGGTCGGCTTCTTCATCTACCTGATCGGAGGCAGTGTCGACCGCCTCTTCTACCCTGAGGCGCTTCCGGCCCCGACCTTCGGGACAGGAGGCATCCTCTGGGCGTCCCTGACGCTCGCGCTCCTGACGGTGCCGGTCGTCATCGTGGCCACCGAAGAGGGCCTGGCAGCGATCCCGGGCGGGTTGCGTGAGGCGTCGCTGGCGCTGGGCGCAACAAAGTTTGAAACGATGTGGCGGGTCGTGCTTCCCTCCGTCATGCCTTCGATCTTGACCGGACTGATTCTGGCGATGGCTCGCGCCGCCGGAGAGGTGGCCCCACTTATGATCACCGGGGTCGTCAAGCTGGCCCCCACCCTCCCGATCGACGGCTACTGGCCGTACCTGCACCTGGAGCGGAAGTTCATGCATCTCGGGTTCCATATTTATGATGTCGGATTTCAATCACCAAACGTCGACGCCGCCAGACCGATGGTCTACACCACCGCGCTGTTGCTTCTTCTGGTGGTCATCGCCCTGAATTTGACGGCCATTCTGCTCAGGAACCGGCTGCGGCGACAATATGCCCTATCGGCGTTTTGAGGGATGGACGGATGATCATCGAAACAGGGATCGCTGTTGCGGACCGGCAGATCGTGCTCCCGACAATAGAGACGACGCGGCGAGACAGTGGTAGAATCATGCTACATGACCACGAAGCGCGAAACGAGGCAGGTGAGTCGAGCGTCATGATGGACCCAATGATCGAGATCCGGAAATTGAGCCTGAAATACGGCGCCAAGTCCGCAATCGAGGATATCAGCCTCGATATCCCGAAACACCAGGTGACCGCCTTTATCGGGCCGTCCGGATGCGGGAAAACCACCCTCCTCCGATGCCTGAATCGCCTGACCGATCTGATCGACGGCGTCACGATCAGTGGGTCCATTCGGATCAGCGGAATCGATGTCTTCGATCCGCACCTGGAGATGACCGAACTGCGAAAACGGGTCGGCATGGTCTTTCAGAAATCCAACCCCTTCCCGAAGTCGATCTATGATAATGTCGCATATGGGCCGCGAATCCAGGGGATCAAAGGTCGAGCGCAACTGGACGAGATCGTGGAGCGAAGCCTGCGGGACGCCGCCCTCTGGGATGAGGTCCACGACCGCCTGCAGCAGAGCGCCTTGGGCCTGTCCGGCGGACAGCAGCAACGCCTGTGCATCGCCAGGGC is part of the Candidatus Methylomirabilota bacterium genome and harbors:
- a CDS encoding phosphate ABC transporter ATP-binding protein; the encoded protein is MLHDHEARNEAGESSVMMDPMIEIRKLSLKYGAKSAIEDISLDIPKHQVTAFIGPSGCGKTTLLRCLNRLTDLIDGVTISGSIRISGIDVFDPHLEMTELRKRVGMVFQKSNPFPKSIYDNVAYGPRIQGIKGRAQLDEIVERSLRDAALWDEVHDRLQQSALGLSGGQQQRLCIARAIAVEPEVLLMDEPCSALDPIATMKIEELIATLKHNYTIVIVTHNMQQAARVSDYTAFLYLGQLVEYDLTRQLFVKPSKKQTEDYITGRFG
- the pstA gene encoding phosphate ABC transporter permease PtsA, translating into MTRFWKSGDPFVWLTGGTLALNLILVAGLIILVLVNGLGFFWPSPIAHLTLTDGSALLGQVVEREKIPEPGAPRGTPTHYRIKIKVGNRDLYGADFIWVDEAQIARRDFPTEALVVERQEWGNLYGFIKEVRDQERIAASGPAEGWRALQRVLPEEQATLQATRRIEQQEIGAINYAQEKIRLGIKKLALQGQTAGPDISRLEKEMETWAARYGEQESRLVDLRRRFRHHLVVSVAGGAEKELPLHQIVQAYRPNAMSLWAKSQFYLSGIWGFVSGEPRESNTEGGVFPAIFGTVLMVIMMSLFVTPLGVLAAFYLREYAKQGPFVSTVRIAVNNLAGVPSIVFGVFGVGFFIYLIGGSVDRLFYPEALPAPTFGTGGILWASLTLALLTVPVVIVATEEGLAAIPGGLREASLALGATKFETMWRVVLPSVMPSILTGLILAMARAAGEVAPLMITGVVKLAPTLPIDGYWPYLHLERKFMHLGFHIYDVGFQSPNVDAARPMVYTTALLLLLVVIALNLTAILLRNRLRRQYALSAF